In a genomic window of Pangasianodon hypophthalmus isolate fPanHyp1 chromosome 1, fPanHyp1.pri, whole genome shotgun sequence:
- the itgb1a gene encoding integrin beta-1a isoform X1 has product MDLKLLFISALLGVICYSNAQPEGNECIKANAESCGDCIQVGAKCGWCTDTEFLKQGEPTSARCDELESLRKRGCSVSMIENPQGSLKILKNKPVTNRKKGGEKLKPEDITQIQPQKLAVSLRSGEPQTIDLKFKRAEDYPIDLYYLMDLSYSMKDDLENVKNLGTSLMLEMSKITSDFRIGFGSFVEKTVMPYISTTPAKLLNPCTGDQNCTSPFSYKNVLKLTSNGEQFNTLVGQQQISGNLDSPEGGFDAIMQVAVCGEHIGWRNVTRLLVFSTDAGFHFAGDGKLGGIVLPNDGKCHLENNMYTMSHHYDYPSIAHLVQKLSENNIQTIFAVTEEFQPVYKELKNLIPKSAVGTLSANSSNVINLIIDAYNSLSSEVILENSKLPEGVTITYQSRCKNGVVSVGEEGRKCSNISIGDEVSFSINITVNGCPKQGKPQILKIRPLGFTEEVEIKLSFICDCECQKKGIVSSDLCHNGNGTFECGACRCNKDRIGRECECWKDEVSSEDLEKTCRKDNGTDLCSNNGECVCGKCECKKRDNPEEYYSGEYCECDNFNCDRSNNKLCGGHGRCECRVCICDANYTGSACDCSLDTSTCLASNNQICNGRGICECGTCRCTDPKFQGPTCEICPTCPGVCTEHKACVQCRAFGTGEKEDTCERDCNYFTLIKVKDTDDLPQPVQAFPLMHCKERDANDCWFYYTYSVTNHTEVHVVETLECPAAPDIIPIVAGVVAGIVLIGLALLLIWKLLMIIHDRREFAKFEKEKINAKWDMQENPIYKSPVNKFQNPNYGHKTAAL; this is encoded by the exons ATGGACCTTAAACTACTTTTTATATCAGCATTGTTAGGAGTCATATGCTACAGCAACGCCCAGCCAG AGGGGAACGAGTGCATCAAGGCTAACGCTGAGTCCTGCGGTGACTGCATCCAAGTAGGGGCCAAGTGTGGGTGGTGCACAGATACA GAGTTCCTGAAGCAGGGCGAGCCCACGTCGGCACGCTGTGATGAGCTTGAGTCCTTGAGAAAGAGAGGATGTTCAGTGTCAATGATTGAAAACCCTCAAGGGAGCCTAAAAATCCTCAAGAACAAACCTGTGACCAACCGCAAGAAAGGAGGCGAGAAACTCAAACCCGAGGACATCACCCAGATCCAGCCCCAGAAACTTGCGGTCAGCTTGAGATCCG GAGAACCACAAACAATTGATCTAAAGTTTAAAAGAGCAGAGGACTATCCCATTGACCTGTACTACCTTATGGACCTGTCCTACTCCATGAAGGATGATCTGGAAAATGTCAAAAACCTGGGCACCAGCCTGATGCTGGAGATGTCCAAGATCACATCAGACTTCAGAATTG GTTTTGGCTCGTTTGTGGAGAAGACGGTTATGCCCTACATCAGCACCACCCCTGCTAAGCTCCTGAACCCCTGCACCGGGGACCAGAACTGCACAAGTCCCTTCAGCTACAAGAATGTGCTGAAACTCACCAGTAATGGCGAGCAGTTCAACACGCTGGTGGGCCAGCAGCAGATCTCAGGCAATCTGGACTCTCCAGAGGGAGGGTTTGATGCCATAATGCAAGTCGCTGTGTGTGGG gaGCACATTGGCTGGAGAAATGTCACTCGTTTGCTGGTGTTTTCTACGGATGCAGGTTTCCACTTTGCTGGAGATGGAAAGCTAGGTGGAATTGTGCTTCCTAATGATGGCAAATGTCACCTGGAAAACAACATGTACACCATGAGCCACCATTAT GATTACCCTTCGATAGCACATCTGGTGCAGAAACTGAGTGAAAACAACATCCAGACCATCTTCGCTGTCACAGAGGAATTTCAGCCTGTTTATAAA GAATTGAAAAACCTCATTCCAAAGTCTGCTGTGGGAACATTGTCTGCAAACTCCAGCAACGTGATCAACCTTATTATTGATGCGTACAAT TCTCTGTCTTCAGAGGTGATTCTAGAGAACAGCAAACTGCCTGAAGGAGTCACCATCACATATCAGTCCCGCTGCAAGAATGGAGTAGTGAGTGTTGGAGAGGAGGGGCGCAAATGCTCCAACATCTCAATTGGAGATGAG GTCTCCTTCAGCATAAACATCACCGTTAATGGCTGCCCCAAACAAGGCAAACCTCAGATCCTAAAGATCAGACCTCTGGGATTCACTGAGGAAGTGGAGATCAAACTGAGCTTTATCTGTGACTGTGAGTGCCAGAAGAAAGGCATTGTGAGCAGTGACCTCTGCCATAACGGCAACGGCACCTTTGAATGTGGCGCTTGCAG GTGCAATAAAGATCGTATTGGCCGAGAGTGTGAGTGCTGGAAAGATGAGGTGTCCAGCGAGGACCTGGAAAAGACCTGCCGCAAGGACAACGGCACCGATCTCTGCAGCAAcaacggcgagtgtgtgtgtggcaagtGCGAGTGTAAGAAGAGGGACAACCCTGAGGAGTACTACAGCGGCGAGTATTGCGAGTGTGACAACTTCAACTGCGACCGCTCCAACAACAAGCTCTGTGGAG GCCACGGCCGCTGTGAATGCCGAGTATGCATTTGTGATGCTAACTACACAGGAAGTGCATGTGACTGCTCCTTGGATACATCAACATGTCTGGCCTCCAATAATCAGATCTGTAATGGCAGAGGCATCTGTGAATGTGGAACCTGTAGGTGCACTGATCCTAAATTCCAGGGACCCACGTGTGAGATCTGCCCCACCTGCCCTGGAGTCTGCACTGAACACAA GGCATGTGTGCAATGCCGAGCCTTTGGTACAGGAGAAAAGGAAGACACTTGTGAGAGAGACTGCAACTACTTCACTCTGATTAAAGTGAAAGATACAGATGACTTGCCTCAGCCTGTACAAGCCTTCCCACTCATGCACTGCAAGGAGAGAGACGCTAACGACTGCTGGTTCTACTACACCTACTCTGTCACTAACCACACCGAGGTCCATGTCGTCGAAACTTTAG AATGCCCAGCTGCTCCTGATATCATCCCCATTGTGGCTGGAGTGGTTGCAGGAATCGTGCTGATTGGATTAGCCCTTCTGTTAATCTGGAAATTGCTCATGATCATTCATGACCGCCGCGAGTTTGCCAAgtttgagaaagagaaaattaatGCCAAATGGGATATG
- the itgb1a gene encoding integrin beta-1a isoform X2, with protein MDLKLLFISALLGVICYSNAQPEGNECIKANAESCGDCIQVGAKCGWCTDTEFLKQGEPTSARCDELESLRKRGCSVSMIENPQGSLKILKNKPVTNRKKGGEKLKPEDITQIQPQKLAVSLRSGEPQTIDLKFKRAEDYPIDLYYLMDLSYSMKDDLENVKNLGTSLMLEMSKITSDFRIGFGSFVEKTVMPYISTTPAKLLNPCTGDQNCTSPFSYKNVLKLTSNGEQFNTLVGQQQISGNLDSPEGGFDAIMQVAVCGEHIGWRNVTRLLVFSTDAGFHFAGDGKLGGIVLPNDGKCHLENNMYTMSHHYDYPSIAHLVQKLSENNIQTIFAVTEEFQPVYKELKNLIPKSAVGTLSANSSNVINLIIDAYNSLSSEVILENSKLPEGVTITYQSRCKNGVVSVGEEGRKCSNISIGDEVSFSINITVNGCPKQGKPQILKIRPLGFTEEVEIKLSFICDCECQKKGIVSSDLCHNGNGTFECGACRCNKDRIGRECECWKDEVSSEDLEKTCRKDNGTDLCSNNGECVCGKCECKKRDNPEEYYSGEYCECDNFNCDRSNNKLCGGHGRCECRVCICDANYTGSACDCSLDTSTCLASNNQICNGRGICECGTCRCTDPKFQGPTCEICPTCPGVCTEHKACVQCRAFGTGEKEDTCERDCNYFTLIKVKDTDDLPQPVQAFPLMHCKERDANDCWFYYTYSVTNHTEVHVVETLECPAAPDIIPIVAGVVAGIVLIGLALLLIWKLLMIIHDRREFAKFEKEKINAKWDMGENPIYKSAVTTVINPKYEGK; from the exons ATGGACCTTAAACTACTTTTTATATCAGCATTGTTAGGAGTCATATGCTACAGCAACGCCCAGCCAG AGGGGAACGAGTGCATCAAGGCTAACGCTGAGTCCTGCGGTGACTGCATCCAAGTAGGGGCCAAGTGTGGGTGGTGCACAGATACA GAGTTCCTGAAGCAGGGCGAGCCCACGTCGGCACGCTGTGATGAGCTTGAGTCCTTGAGAAAGAGAGGATGTTCAGTGTCAATGATTGAAAACCCTCAAGGGAGCCTAAAAATCCTCAAGAACAAACCTGTGACCAACCGCAAGAAAGGAGGCGAGAAACTCAAACCCGAGGACATCACCCAGATCCAGCCCCAGAAACTTGCGGTCAGCTTGAGATCCG GAGAACCACAAACAATTGATCTAAAGTTTAAAAGAGCAGAGGACTATCCCATTGACCTGTACTACCTTATGGACCTGTCCTACTCCATGAAGGATGATCTGGAAAATGTCAAAAACCTGGGCACCAGCCTGATGCTGGAGATGTCCAAGATCACATCAGACTTCAGAATTG GTTTTGGCTCGTTTGTGGAGAAGACGGTTATGCCCTACATCAGCACCACCCCTGCTAAGCTCCTGAACCCCTGCACCGGGGACCAGAACTGCACAAGTCCCTTCAGCTACAAGAATGTGCTGAAACTCACCAGTAATGGCGAGCAGTTCAACACGCTGGTGGGCCAGCAGCAGATCTCAGGCAATCTGGACTCTCCAGAGGGAGGGTTTGATGCCATAATGCAAGTCGCTGTGTGTGGG gaGCACATTGGCTGGAGAAATGTCACTCGTTTGCTGGTGTTTTCTACGGATGCAGGTTTCCACTTTGCTGGAGATGGAAAGCTAGGTGGAATTGTGCTTCCTAATGATGGCAAATGTCACCTGGAAAACAACATGTACACCATGAGCCACCATTAT GATTACCCTTCGATAGCACATCTGGTGCAGAAACTGAGTGAAAACAACATCCAGACCATCTTCGCTGTCACAGAGGAATTTCAGCCTGTTTATAAA GAATTGAAAAACCTCATTCCAAAGTCTGCTGTGGGAACATTGTCTGCAAACTCCAGCAACGTGATCAACCTTATTATTGATGCGTACAAT TCTCTGTCTTCAGAGGTGATTCTAGAGAACAGCAAACTGCCTGAAGGAGTCACCATCACATATCAGTCCCGCTGCAAGAATGGAGTAGTGAGTGTTGGAGAGGAGGGGCGCAAATGCTCCAACATCTCAATTGGAGATGAG GTCTCCTTCAGCATAAACATCACCGTTAATGGCTGCCCCAAACAAGGCAAACCTCAGATCCTAAAGATCAGACCTCTGGGATTCACTGAGGAAGTGGAGATCAAACTGAGCTTTATCTGTGACTGTGAGTGCCAGAAGAAAGGCATTGTGAGCAGTGACCTCTGCCATAACGGCAACGGCACCTTTGAATGTGGCGCTTGCAG GTGCAATAAAGATCGTATTGGCCGAGAGTGTGAGTGCTGGAAAGATGAGGTGTCCAGCGAGGACCTGGAAAAGACCTGCCGCAAGGACAACGGCACCGATCTCTGCAGCAAcaacggcgagtgtgtgtgtggcaagtGCGAGTGTAAGAAGAGGGACAACCCTGAGGAGTACTACAGCGGCGAGTATTGCGAGTGTGACAACTTCAACTGCGACCGCTCCAACAACAAGCTCTGTGGAG GCCACGGCCGCTGTGAATGCCGAGTATGCATTTGTGATGCTAACTACACAGGAAGTGCATGTGACTGCTCCTTGGATACATCAACATGTCTGGCCTCCAATAATCAGATCTGTAATGGCAGAGGCATCTGTGAATGTGGAACCTGTAGGTGCACTGATCCTAAATTCCAGGGACCCACGTGTGAGATCTGCCCCACCTGCCCTGGAGTCTGCACTGAACACAA GGCATGTGTGCAATGCCGAGCCTTTGGTACAGGAGAAAAGGAAGACACTTGTGAGAGAGACTGCAACTACTTCACTCTGATTAAAGTGAAAGATACAGATGACTTGCCTCAGCCTGTACAAGCCTTCCCACTCATGCACTGCAAGGAGAGAGACGCTAACGACTGCTGGTTCTACTACACCTACTCTGTCACTAACCACACCGAGGTCCATGTCGTCGAAACTTTAG AATGCCCAGCTGCTCCTGATATCATCCCCATTGTGGCTGGAGTGGTTGCAGGAATCGTGCTGATTGGATTAGCCCTTCTGTTAATCTGGAAATTGCTCATGATCATTCATGACCGCCGCGAGTTTGCCAAgtttgagaaagagaaaattaatGCCAAATGGGATATG